The region TCACAGACAGAGCGGGAAACCTAGTTGGAATTGTAACAGCATTTGATGTTCTTTAGCGATCAATAATTTGCTGACACACCCCAATCCATGTGTTATCTCACAGTGAGCTTCCCCCATCTATGTCGCCAACGGCAACATTGGCTAGTAGCTCAAGTTGTCTGACGCTTCGCCAAGTTGCTTCTGGGATCCTAATGTGTATTTTGAAGTGGTGTTCAAGCTCTCGTGTCCCAATATCTGCGCCAGACTAACCAGATCATTGTTATTATCTGCCAAGAACTGGTGGGCCATCGTGTGCCTCAATAAGTGCGGATGAATCTTGAACCCGCAAAATGCTGAGTACTTGTCGCACAAATTGCGAACGCCACGAGAAGTCAACGGTCCACGTTCACCGACAAATACACGATCAGAATCAACAGGTGGCCGAGTGTCGAGATAGGCGTGGATCGCTTGCCGTGCTGGCAGTGGCAATGGAACGGATCTCTGCTTGTTCCCTTTCCCTTGCCGAAACACTGCCGTGCCGCTTCGAACGCCGATCATCAAATCAGTCAGTTCAAGTCCGGCTAGATCACTGACACGGCAGCCTGTAAACAAGAGCATATTAAAAATGGCTTGGGCTCGGATGTCCTGCCGCAGTTCAACTTCCCGCAGTAACTTTCTCACCCGACTTCTTTCCAATCCCTTTGGTGCCAACTCCTGCTTTCGAAGCTGCTTCACCTTCTTGGCTGGATTATTTGAGAGATGGCCATTTTCAGCCAGCCATCCGAAGAACCGGCGAAGCGTGACCAGACACCGATTAACCGTGGCCGTCGCCTGTCCGAGATCCCGTCGCAGGTGTTCCCGACAATCGGCGATGTCTCTGGCTGTCACTCGTTCGAAGTTCAGCGGTTCACGATTGGAGTCAGTGAACCACTTAGCAAATTTTCGCAGGTCATTGCCGAACGCCCGAAGCGAATCAGAAGCGTAATCCGTGGACTGGTGAAACTGATTAGCAAGAGGGATCACTTCGCTGCCGACCGGGATACCTTTGAAAACATTATCGCCCCAATTGTTGCGGGCTTGTGGACTGGAATGTGACATGAATGTGACTCCGAGGGGGGGAAATTGGGAGGAGATTCTGCCTTATCGAACCGGGTTATCAGCCCAGTTCTTGACGCTTGAGTTGCAGGAACACGGCACGGATGACTTCCCCCGAATTCAAGTTTTGGATTCCATCAGGAAAGACTTGTTTGACGGCAGCCTCAACTTGGGCAGCAGTGGCCGACAATCCGAGAGCATCAAGACCTGCCATCAAGTCGGAATACTGACTCGACTGTTTGGGCTTGGCTTTCGGTTTCCTGACTGGCTTTGATTGTTGACCAAGCGGGTGTCTTGGCGAATAGAACAACACCGGCTGCCCATCGATGCCACAGTTTCGACGACGTACATCAAGGCAAACCTGTTGGAGTTCCTCATCGTAAAACGGACGATTTGTTTCTGGATCACGCCGGGGCTCTGGAAATGTAATTCCCTTCAACTGATGAAAACGCTGGCGGCTGAGGCCGACCATCCGTGCCATCTCAGAAATGCTGACGGCAACTTTTTGTGGCTGATTCATATCTGTTGGTCCTCATTTGAGATGAATGATAAGCGGGTGTTATCTGACGGGAATCTGACGCCAATTAGTCCTGAATTGATCGACAACTCGT is a window of Stieleria sp. JC731 DNA encoding:
- a CDS encoding tyrosine-type recombinase/integrase; translated protein: MSHSSPQARNNWGDNVFKGIPVGSEVIPLANQFHQSTDYASDSLRAFGNDLRKFAKWFTDSNREPLNFERVTARDIADCREHLRRDLGQATATVNRCLVTLRRFFGWLAENGHLSNNPAKKVKQLRKQELAPKGLERSRVRKLLREVELRQDIRAQAIFNMLLFTGCRVSDLAGLELTDLMIGVRSGTAVFRQGKGNKQRSVPLPLPARQAIHAYLDTRPPVDSDRVFVGERGPLTSRGVRNLCDKYSAFCGFKIHPHLLRHTMAHQFLADNNNDLVSLAQILGHESLNTTSKYTLGSQKQLGEASDNLSY